The Acidobacteriota bacterium DNA segment GGTGCGGGGCTCGTGCTGTTCGAGCTCGTGGCCGACAACGCGAGCATGGCACGCGCGCTGTTCATGGCCGTGCACCTGGCGAACACGTTCGTCCTCGTGGCGTGGATCACGCTCACCGCGTGGTGGCTCTCGGGCGGCCGCGCGCTGGACGTGCGCGCGAGGCCGGGCCGGGCGGCGGCGGTGGCCGGTCTGCTGTGCGCTGTATTGCTGGTGGGCGTGAGCGGCGCCGTTGCCGCGCTGGGCGACACGCTGTTTCCGTCGCAGACGCTGGCCGACGCGCTGGCGGCCGATCTTTCGCCGACCTCACACGCGCTCATCCGCCTCCGCATGCTCCATCCCGCGTTCGCGATCGTGACCGCGGTGCTGCTCGTCGTGGTGGCACCACTGCTCGCCAGGCATAGCGGCGTGACGCCAGCGATCAGATTCGCGAACGCCGTGGCCGCGCTCGCCGTGGTGCAACTCGTCGTGGGCGTGGTGAACGTGATGCTGCTGGCGCCGGTGTGGATGCAGCTCGTCCACCTTCTCGTCGCCGACGCCCTCTGGATCGCGCTGGTCCTCTGGGCCGCCACGATGCTGGCTCAACAGCCGGCCCCTACGTCCCGCTGAACGTGTCGCAGGCCTTCACGTCGCCCGTCTGAAGGCCGCGGCGCAGCCACTCGACGCGCTGGGCGGCCGATCCGTGTGTGAAGCTCTCGGGACGGACGCGGCCCGCCGACTGCCGCTGCAGCGTGTCGTCGCCAATCGCGGCCGCCGCACGCAGCCCTTCCTCGGCGTCGCCGGGTTCCATGATGCCGCGCTGCGCCGTCGAGTGTCCCCACACGCCGGCGAAGCAGTCTGCCTGCAGTTCCATCAGCACCGACAACTGGTTGGCCTGCTGCGGTGAACGCTGCTGGGCTTCACGCACCTGACGCTCGATGCCGAGCAGGTTCTGCACGTGGTGCCCGACTTCGTGCGCGATCACGTAGGCCTGCGCGAAGTCGCCCGGCGCGCCGAAGCGTCGGTCGAGCTGGTCGAAGAACTCGAGATCGAGATAGACCTTCTGATCACCAGGGCAGTAGAACGGCCCCATCGCGCTCTCGCCCATGCCGCACGCCGACGGCGTCGCGCCACGGAACAGGACGAGCGTCGATCGCTGATAGCGGCTACCGAGCAGCCGTGTCCACGTGGCCTGCAGGTCGTCGAGCATCTTGCCGATCTCGTCAACCTTGGCTTCTTCCTGCGGCGTCGTCTCCAGCCTGCCGTCACTCGTCTGCTGCTGCGGCATGGACGCCTGCTGCTGGAGCACGGGCGACACGAGATCGCGTCCGAACAGCAGGCTCAGGATGAACAACACGGCGATGCCGCCGAGTCCCATGGACATGCCCCGTCCGCCGGCACGCGTGGCGCGGCGATCCTCGATGTCCTGACTCCTCTGCCCCCCGGGGTTCCAGCGCAACGTGAGACTCCTTTGGTCGAACGGGCCATGCACCCGCATCTGCCCCGCCAGCACGCCGCACCGCGCGCCGCGAATCCGGCGATTCAGAGTACGCCTGTCGTGGCCCCGTTGCACAGGGCCGGGCACCGGCATCGGTGACGCGTCCGTGTGCCACACTGCATCTCACGGCCAGGACTCGCGGCGCGGGCGCGCGTGGACGCGGGCATCGCGGTCCGCTCCTCCCATCGAGGAGTCGCCGACAAGGAACACCGACATGCAGACCACCAGCGGCTTGCACCACGTCACGGCCATCGCCGGCCCTGCCCAGGAGAACCTCGACTTCTACGCCGGACTGCTCGGCATGCGGCTCGTCAAGAAGAGCGTGAACCAGGACGATCCCGGCACCTATCACCTCTTCTACGCCGACGCCGCGGGCAGCCCGGGCACCGACATCACCTTCTTCCCGTGGGCGCACATGGCTCCCTCGCGCGAGGGTCACGGCCTGAGCACCGAAGTGCAGCTCACGGTGCCGACCGACTCGATCGACTACTGGGGCGAGCGCCTCGTGCGGTACGGCGCGAGCGTGGGCCGGCCGGAGACGCGCTTCGGCGAACGCGTGCTGCCCGTGGTGGATCCACACGGCCTGCGCGTCGCGCTCGTCGAAGCCGGCGACACGACAACGCGCGGATTCGAACCGTGGGCGCACAGTCCCGTACCCGTGGAGCGTCAGATCCGCGGCCTCCACGGCGCGCGCATGCAGGAGCGCGATCGCGCAGCCACGGCGTGGTTCCTCACGACAGTGCTCGGGTTCACCGAGCACGCGACCGAGGGCGACTGGACGCGCTACGTGATCGGCGACGGTGGTCCGGGGCGGGTGCTCGACATCAGCGAAACGCCGGATGCCCATCGCGGCGCGTGGGGTAGAGGCAGCATCCACCACCTCGCCTGGCGCATGACCGACGAGGCGCAGGAGCTCGCCGTGCGGAGCGCCATCGAGGGCATCGGGCTGCGGCCCACGCCCGTCATCGATCGCTTCTGGTTCAGATCGGTCTATTTCAAGGAACCTGGCGGCGTGCTGTTCGAACTGGCGACGGACGGACCGGGGTTCGCCGTGGACGAGGATCCGGCGCACCTCGGCGAAACACTCGTCCTCCCGCCGTGGCTCGAACCCCGCCGCGCCGAGATCGAACGCGGCCTGCCTGCGCTCACGGCCCGTGCGCCGTCTGTGCCCTGACGGCGCAGGGGCCGGACTCGGAGAGCCGGCCCTACCGACTGCGGCGATGGGTAGGGTCGGCCCAGACCGTAGGGGGGACGCATGCGTCGCCCCTACGCCAGCGGTGAGCATCTGCCCCCTACGTCGTGACGGCGACAAGGATGTCCGCGGCGGTGGCGCACTGCTCGCGCGTGACGTCGAGGTGGGTCACGGCGCGGACGGTGCGCGGGCCGAACTGGATCACCAGAACGCCTCGCTCTCGCGCACGGGCCAGCACCGTCACGGCATCAGGACCATCGTCTGGTAAGTGAAAGATGACGATATTGGTCTCGACCGTGGAAAGATCAAGCCTGACGTGCGACGTGGCGGCGAGTCGTTCCGCGATGAGCCGCGCGTTCGCGTGATCGTCGGCCAGACGCTCGTAATGATGCGCTAACGCATAGGTGCCGGCCGCGGCGAGCAGTCCAGCCTGCCGCATCGCCCCGCCGAGCATCCGCCGATACCGCACCGCACGCGCGATCAGCTCCCGCGGTCCCGCGATGAGCGATCCCGCCGGCGCACCCAGCCCCTTTGACAACGCCACCCACGCCACGTCGAACGGCGCGGCGAGATCGGCAGGCGTGCGGCCGGTGGCGATGGCGGCATTCCACAGCCGGGCACCGTCGAGCAGCGTGGCCACACCGTTGGCACGCGCCGCCGCGCAGATCGCCTCGACATCCTCCTGCGGCATCACGACGCCGCCGCCGCGATTGTGCGTGTTCTCGACCGCCACGAGCGTCGTGGGCGGATACGTCATGTGGCCCGGTGGCTTGCGCGCCGCGAGGAACTCCGCAGCGGTGAACGTTCCGCCACTGCCCACGGCCGTGAACTGCACGCCGGCGTTCGCGGCGCCCGCACCCGTCTCGTGCCACACGAGGTGACTCTCCGCGCTCACCACCACATCGTCTCCGGGACGCGTGAGGACGCGGAGCGCGACCTGGTTGGCCATCGTGCCGGTTGGCAGCCAGAGCGCGGCGTCCTTGCCGAGGAGCGCGGCGGCCTGCTCCTGGAGCGCGTTGACGGAGGGGTCCTCGCCGAACTGATCGTCGCCGACGGGCGCCGCGGCGATCGCGGCCCGCATGGCGTCCGTGGGTCTGGTGACGGTGTCCGAACGAAGGTCGATCACGAAGGGAACGAACGGCGAGACGTCAGTGCTTGTGCGTGGCCAGGTGCTGGCGGAGCACGTCGCCACCGAAGTCGTGCTCGAGATCGCGCCACATGCTGTGGATGTGGTTGGCGTCGTTCTGGCTGTTGTCGTACTCGATCAGCATCGTCGGGCCGTGGATGCGGTAGTAGTGCTTCTTCCCGACGTCCACGCTCCCCGCCCACGCGAAGTGCAGCGTGCCGAACCCGGCCTTGTCGATGCGCGCGAGCTGCCACGCGCGCTGCCGCGGCGTGAAGCGCGCCGCGTACACCTCGATCAGCTTGCGGAGTTGCGCCTGCTGCGCCGGCGTCATCGCGGACGCCGCAAGGCCGTCGAACTGGCCGAGTTCCACCTTCGGCTTGTTCGTGGTGACGATGTCGTTGGTGGTCTCCGGCGCGATGATTGCCGTGCGTCCCTGATCGGGCGTGAAGAGCGCCAGCAACGCGCGTGCCTCGTCCTCTTCGGCGGCAAGGATGCGCAGTCCTTCGTACGGCCCCGACTTGACCTTCGCGGGATTGGCGCCGAAGAACAGCGGCGCGACGATGTCGCCCTGCGAGCCGGCGTGCGTGACGTTGACGGAGATGTGATGGCCTTCGAAACGCCAGCCCCACACGTCGTTGGCGAGGGGTGAGCCGAAGAGCGCCGTGTAGTAGAGCCCCGGCTGGCGCCGCATGTAGTTGCTGACGCCCGCGCCCTTCTCGATCTCGCGAAGGATGTCCTCGTGCGCGATGATCTTCTGCGCCGTCGAGTAGCCGCTCGCCCCGAGCCCCGATTGCAGCAGCGCCATCGCCTGCGTCTTCTGCTGCGCGGTGAGATCGTCGAGCGGCACGCCCGCACGCACCATCGGCACGTAGTTCAACTGCGTGCGCGCCTCGTGGTCGAACGGCAGCAGCGCCTTCTCCTTCGCGGGCCCGGAGAGCGACGCCGCGAACGCCTGCGCCGGCGCGGTGCTGTCGGAGGCGGCAGCCTGGGTCGCCGGCTGATTGCCGAGAAACGACCGTGACGCCACCGCTGCAACGGCAACGCCGAGGATCAGGACGGAAGTGGCCAGCGCGCGCATGGGAGTGCGCGGATTCTACACCCAAGCAGACATGCAGATGGAGGTCAGGGGTTTCAACCCCTGGCGCAGGTCCACGCAAAAGAAAACGGCCGAACCACGCGAGGTGGTTCGGCCGTCCCCATCCGATTGTCAGCGAGAGCTCAGTGGCCCTGGCGAACGACGTTCTCGGCTGCCGGTCCCTTGGCGCCCTGAACGATGTCGAACTCCACGCGCTCACCTTCGACAAGGGTCTTGAACCCGGTGCCGGCGATGGCGGAGTGGTGCACGAAGCAATCCTTCTGGCCGCCCTCCGGGGTGATGAAGCCGAAGCCCTTGCTCTCGTTGAACCACTTCACGGTACCAGTCGTACGCATAACGAACTCCTCGTTCGGTAATCGGAGCACCGCCATGCCTCACGGACCGACCGACTACTGATGCTCTGTCGTGATAACTCCCCCACGACGGGGGCAACCGCTGCGCTACC contains these protein-coding regions:
- a CDS encoding COX15/CtaA family protein, which gives rise to MLSVARAAWLILAYNIGVIAWGAYVRATGSGAGCGAHWPLCDGRLVPRSLGAATLIEYSHRITSGLALLSVVVLLFWVRRVCPPGHPARRGAAMTVVFMLTEAAVGAGLVLFELVADNASMARALFMAVHLANTFVLVAWITLTAWWLSGGRALDVRARPGRAAAVAGLLCAVLLVGVSGAVAALGDTLFPSQTLADALAADLSPTSHALIRLRMLHPAFAIVTAVLLVVVAPLLARHSGVTPAIRFANAVAALAVVQLVVGVVNVMLLAPVWMQLVHLLVADALWIALVLWAATMLAQQPAPTSR
- a CDS encoding aminotransferase class I/II-fold pyridoxal phosphate-dependent enzyme, giving the protein MIDLRSDTVTRPTDAMRAAIAAAPVGDDQFGEDPSVNALQEQAAALLGKDAALWLPTGTMANQVALRVLTRPGDDVVVSAESHLVWHETGAGAANAGVQFTAVGSGGTFTAAEFLAARKPPGHMTYPPTTLVAVENTHNRGGGVVMPQEDVEAICAAARANGVATLLDGARLWNAAIATGRTPADLAAPFDVAWVALSKGLGAPAGSLIAGPRELIARAVRYRRMLGGAMRQAGLLAAAGTYALAHHYERLADDHANARLIAERLAATSHVRLDLSTVETNIVIFHLPDDGPDAVTVLARARERGVLVIQFGPRTVRAVTHLDVTREQCATAADILVAVTT
- a CDS encoding ring-cleaving dioxygenase; this encodes MQTTSGLHHVTAIAGPAQENLDFYAGLLGMRLVKKSVNQDDPGTYHLFYADAAGSPGTDITFFPWAHMAPSREGHGLSTEVQLTVPTDSIDYWGERLVRYGASVGRPETRFGERVLPVVDPHGLRVALVEAGDTTTRGFEPWAHSPVPVERQIRGLHGARMQERDRAATAWFLTTVLGFTEHATEGDWTRYVIGDGGPGRVLDISETPDAHRGAWGRGSIHHLAWRMTDEAQELAVRSAIEGIGLRPTPVIDRFWFRSVYFKEPGGVLFELATDGPGFAVDEDPAHLGETLVLPPWLEPRRAEIERGLPALTARAPSVP
- a CDS encoding zinc metallopeptidase, with product MRWNPGGQRSQDIEDRRATRAGGRGMSMGLGGIAVLFILSLLFGRDLVSPVLQQQASMPQQQTSDGRLETTPQEEAKVDEIGKMLDDLQATWTRLLGSRYQRSTLVLFRGATPSACGMGESAMGPFYCPGDQKVYLDLEFFDQLDRRFGAPGDFAQAYVIAHEVGHHVQNLLGIERQVREAQQRSPQQANQLSVLMELQADCFAGVWGHSTAQRGIMEPGDAEEGLRAAAAIGDDTLQRQSAGRVRPESFTHGSAAQRVEWLRRGLQTGDVKACDTFSGT
- a CDS encoding DUF3500 domain-containing protein, whose amino-acid sequence is MRALATSVLILGVAVAAVASRSFLGNQPATQAAASDSTAPAQAFAASLSGPAKEKALLPFDHEARTQLNYVPMVRAGVPLDDLTAQQKTQAMALLQSGLGASGYSTAQKIIAHEDILREIEKGAGVSNYMRRQPGLYYTALFGSPLANDVWGWRFEGHHISVNVTHAGSQGDIVAPLFFGANPAKVKSGPYEGLRILAAEEDEARALLALFTPDQGRTAIIAPETTNDIVTTNKPKVELGQFDGLAASAMTPAQQAQLRKLIEVYAARFTPRQRAWQLARIDKAGFGTLHFAWAGSVDVGKKHYYRIHGPTMLIEYDNSQNDANHIHSMWRDLEHDFGGDVLRQHLATHKH
- a CDS encoding cold-shock protein, whose translation is MRTTGTVKWFNESKGFGFITPEGGQKDCFVHHSAIAGTGFKTLVEGERVEFDIVQGAKGPAAENVVRQGH